One region of Gossypium raimondii isolate GPD5lz chromosome 6, ASM2569854v1, whole genome shotgun sequence genomic DNA includes:
- the LOC128041770 gene encoding cucumisin, whose protein sequence is LQPDLSTPGVDIVAAWSLASPVSRNRGDNRWVPFNIISGTSMACPHVSAAAAYIKSFHPTWSPSAIKSSLITTASPMSSGMNSDAEFAYGSGHLNPIKAINPGLIYDSNEVDYINFLCGQGYDTRFLRQVTRDNATCSAATNGTVLSDLHYPSFAVFTSSSTTVRRVFNRTVTNVGSPMATYRARVSFRTRTARVRVNPNVLSFTSVGQKLSFQVIIEGTMDASMVSGSLVWDDGVHKARSPIVVFASIS, encoded by the coding sequence TTACAGCCAGATTTGTCAACACCAGGGGTTGATATTGTAGCTGCATGGTCTTTAGCTTCACCAGTTTCCCGAAATAGAGGCGATAATAGATGGGTTCCATTTAACATAATCTCAGGCACATCAATGGCTTGTCCCCATGTTTCTGCCGCAGCTGCGTACATTAAATCTTTCCATCCCACTTGGTCTCCTTCTGCTATCAAATCTTCCCTTATCACTACAGCTTCCCCTATGAGTTCAGGCATGAACTCGGACGCTGAGTTTGCATACGGATCAGGCCATTTGAACCCAATCAAAGCTATAAATCCAGGCTTAATCTACGATTCCAATGAAGTTgattacataaattttttatgcgGACAAGGATATGACACTCGGTTTCTTCGACAAGTTACTAGGGATAATGCAACATGTTCTGCAGCAACAAATGGAACAGTACTTTCGgatctacactatccttcatTTGCTGTTTTCACTTCTTCTTCAACAACTGTTCGTCGTGTTTTCAATAGAACTGTTACGAATGTGGGATCTCCGATGGCGACGTATAGAGCAAGAGTGAGTTTTCGGACAAGAACAGCTAGAGTCCGAGTTAACCCTAATGTTTTGTCGTTTACATCTGTGGGACAAAAGCTGTCTTTTCAAGTAATAATTGAAGGAACAATGGATGCATCTATGGTTTCTGGTTCTTTAGTGTGGGATGATGGTGTGCATAAAGCGAGGAGTCCAATAGTTGTATTTGCTTCAATATCATAG